The following proteins come from a genomic window of Edaphobacter sp. 4G125:
- a CDS encoding cytochrome ubiquinol oxidase subunit I, which translates to MDALTLHRIHFAFTITYHYLFPQLTMGLALLIVALKTVALRTHDPDQRERYDISARFWARIFAVNFVLGVVTGIPMEFQFGTNWSEFSRRTGGVIGQPLAMEGVFSFFLESAFLGLLLFGEKKISRKLHWFAAFMVFLGSWISGFFIIVTDAWMQHPVAYRLMPNGTYEVTSFWGLLMNPWAWLQYAHNMSGAVITGAFVVAATGALYLLQQKHVEYGRIFLKVGVVAGIISCIAQIFPTGDLHGKYMARHQPAAVAGMEGLFHSTPGAPMVLMGQPSVEKQTIDNPLVVNKVLSFLIYGTTTAEVKGLDQIPRDQWPSALPLLFYSYHIMAGLGTYFAALMVVAGFLLWRGKLYSTRWILWPILLSFPLPYIANTAGWMTAELGRQPWLVYGLMRTSEGYSKHVGPETSLFTLLGFLGMYSLLSILWIVLVYTAIQKGPKAPVVDEGHDAHTLTTA; encoded by the coding sequence ATGGATGCATTGACGCTTCATCGGATCCACTTTGCTTTTACGATTACCTACCACTACCTCTTTCCGCAGTTGACGATGGGCCTTGCGCTGCTGATCGTCGCGCTGAAGACAGTCGCCCTGCGCACGCATGATCCCGACCAACGGGAACGCTACGATATCTCGGCTCGGTTCTGGGCCCGCATCTTTGCCGTCAACTTCGTCCTGGGCGTTGTCACGGGGATTCCCATGGAGTTTCAGTTCGGCACCAACTGGTCAGAGTTCTCACGCCGTACCGGGGGAGTCATTGGTCAGCCACTCGCCATGGAAGGTGTATTTTCCTTCTTTCTGGAATCGGCTTTCCTAGGCCTATTGCTGTTCGGTGAAAAGAAGATCTCACGAAAGCTACACTGGTTCGCCGCCTTTATGGTCTTTCTGGGCTCATGGATCTCCGGGTTCTTCATCATTGTCACCGATGCCTGGATGCAGCACCCTGTAGCATACAGGCTGATGCCCAATGGAACCTACGAGGTCACCAGCTTCTGGGGCTTGCTAATGAATCCGTGGGCCTGGCTCCAGTACGCACACAACATGTCCGGCGCGGTCATCACGGGCGCCTTCGTGGTGGCAGCCACCGGAGCGCTCTACCTGTTGCAGCAAAAACACGTGGAGTACGGACGCATCTTCCTTAAGGTTGGGGTCGTTGCCGGAATCATCTCGTGCATTGCCCAGATCTTCCCCACAGGCGATCTCCACGGGAAGTATATGGCTCGCCATCAACCAGCAGCAGTTGCTGGCATGGAAGGGTTGTTTCATTCCACACCAGGCGCGCCGATGGTCCTCATGGGACAACCCAGCGTAGAGAAACAGACCATCGATAATCCGCTGGTCGTAAACAAAGTTTTGAGCTTTCTCATCTATGGAACGACGACCGCAGAGGTGAAGGGGCTCGATCAGATTCCACGAGACCAGTGGCCGTCGGCCCTGCCTCTGTTGTTTTACAGCTATCACATCATGGCGGGACTCGGAACGTACTTTGCTGCCCTGATGGTTGTCGCAGGCTTTCTTCTGTGGAGAGGCAAGCTCTACAGCACACGATGGATTCTCTGGCCCATCCTGCTGAGCTTTCCCCTGCCCTACATTGCCAATACCGCGGGTTGGATGACGGCCGAGTTGGGTCGACAGCCTTGGCTGGTCTATGGCCTGATGCGAACCTCAGAGGGCTATTCCAAACATGTCGGTCCGGAAACGAGCTTATTTACATTGCTCGGCTTTCTCGGGATGTACTCTTTGCTCTCGATCCTATGGATCGTGCTGGTCTATACCGCGATCCAGAAGGGACCAAAGGCTCCAGTCGTCGATGAAGGACATGACGCACATACGCTGACCACCGCATAA
- a CDS encoding GNAT family N-acetyltransferase — translation MLPISDSTSSSRPRVGGAIVRKAKLPDAVNIFELVNSLSGDGTLLRRSYAEICENVRDFTVAESESGVFLGCGALHLYGPHLAEVRSIVVRPEAKGQGAGGKLLRALLDEAEDQSVTCVCLFTRIPDFFFHFGFRVVDRTVLPDKIYKDCQTCPRLYACDEVAMARGPIPKISVLGPNRFPQPELVKLQAGSIANPEHSSH, via the coding sequence CTGCTTCCGATCAGCGATTCGACCTCATCTTCACGTCCGCGCGTGGGAGGAGCAATTGTACGCAAGGCGAAGTTGCCAGATGCAGTGAACATCTTCGAGCTGGTCAACTCACTCTCTGGCGATGGGACACTCCTGCGACGTAGTTATGCCGAGATCTGCGAGAACGTTCGCGACTTTACCGTAGCCGAAAGCGAAAGCGGCGTCTTTCTCGGTTGCGGAGCGCTGCATCTTTATGGTCCGCATCTCGCCGAGGTTCGCTCCATTGTTGTGAGACCCGAGGCCAAGGGCCAAGGTGCAGGCGGAAAGTTGCTTCGCGCGCTTCTTGATGAGGCCGAAGACCAGAGCGTCACCTGCGTGTGCCTCTTCACACGTATCCCAGACTTCTTTTTTCACTTTGGTTTTCGTGTCGTCGATCGCACCGTCCTTCCTGACAAGATCTACAAGGACTGCCAGACCTGCCCGCGCCTCTATGCTTGCGACGAAGTTGCCATGGCGCGCGGTCCTATCCCAAAGATCTCGGTTCTGGGCCCCAACCGGTTTCCTCAGCCCGAGCTGGTAAAGCTGCAGGCAGGCTCGATTGCCAACCCTGAGCACAGCTCACACTGA
- the cydB gene encoding cytochrome d ubiquinol oxidase subunit II — translation MGTLWFWIVAAMLTVYVVLDGFDLGVGIVYPFVARTEQEKRQAMHAIGPVWDGNEVWLIAGGGTLFFAFPLLYASSFSGFYLPLTIVLWLLIVRGLSIEMRSHTHDSVYKTFFDATFFLSSALLAVFFGAALANVIRGVPLGADDYFFLPLWTDWRTGPNPGILDWYTVLGGVLALLALALHGLLYLALKTTGDLNARSSAWARRLWPVIAVITAASVPATVIARPDSLVHYQEHGFAWLAPAMVVVSLATIMLSLAKRWEWRAFLGSCFYLASMLVGAAAGLYPVLLPTVGSEGHDITIARALAGPHTVRVGLVWWTFGILLAVLYSATVYWLFRGKVPEHTEGYGH, via the coding sequence ATGGGAACCTTGTGGTTCTGGATTGTAGCTGCAATGCTGACCGTTTATGTCGTGTTGGACGGATTTGATCTCGGCGTCGGAATTGTCTATCCGTTTGTTGCGCGAACGGAACAGGAAAAGCGTCAGGCCATGCATGCGATCGGCCCGGTGTGGGATGGCAACGAAGTGTGGCTGATCGCTGGTGGAGGGACACTGTTCTTCGCCTTCCCACTGCTCTATGCCTCCTCGTTCAGCGGCTTCTATCTTCCGTTGACTATCGTGCTATGGCTTCTGATTGTACGTGGACTCAGCATTGAGATGCGTTCGCATACGCATGATAGCGTCTACAAGACCTTCTTCGATGCAACCTTTTTTCTCTCGAGCGCCTTGCTCGCCGTCTTCTTCGGGGCTGCACTGGCAAATGTCATTCGCGGGGTTCCGCTTGGAGCGGATGATTACTTCTTCCTTCCTCTCTGGACAGACTGGAGGACCGGACCCAATCCAGGCATTCTGGATTGGTACACGGTTCTGGGCGGAGTACTCGCTTTGCTGGCGCTGGCTCTGCATGGACTGCTCTATCTCGCCCTCAAAACTACGGGTGACCTCAATGCACGTTCGTCTGCATGGGCTCGGCGCTTGTGGCCTGTGATTGCTGTCATCACGGCCGCAAGCGTTCCGGCCACCGTGATTGCCCGGCCTGATTCTCTTGTCCATTACCAAGAGCATGGATTTGCGTGGCTAGCTCCAGCGATGGTTGTCGTCAGCCTGGCGACGATTATGCTCTCTCTGGCGAAGCGATGGGAATGGAGAGCTTTTCTTGGCTCGTGTTTTTATCTTGCCTCCATGCTGGTTGGCGCGGCCGCAGGACTTTATCCCGTGCTGCTTCCCACCGTCGGCTCAGAGGGTCATGACATTACAATTGCCCGCGCATTGGCGGGGCCGCACACCGTTCGCGTGGGCCTGGTTTGGTGGACCTTTGGAATCCTTCTGGCAGTACTCTATTCTGCGACCGTCTACTGGCTATTTCGAGGCAAGGTGCCTGAACATACCGAGGGCTACGGTCACTAA